One window of Streptomyces sp. NBC_00273 genomic DNA carries:
- a CDS encoding ABC transporter ATP-binding protein, translating into MRITAEDLSWSASGTPVVRGVDLDIAPGETVGLLGPNGSGKSSLLRCLAGLRAPDAGTVRYDGRSIRNWSARRIARRIAFVEQDSGSDSDLRVADVVGLGRTPFRDGLRGPDATDRAVVAAALDRVGLTALAGRSWKSLSGGERQRAHIARALAQQPYGLLLDEPTNHLDVKHQLELMELLAGTAQTVLVALHDLTLAARHCDRLLLMHRGRLIASGTPAAVLTAERLARIFEVDAELATDSLGRPSVSYRGPLRTTPPPPPPAPLPVLRQGTS; encoded by the coding sequence GTGAGGATCACCGCCGAAGACCTGAGCTGGTCGGCCTCGGGCACGCCCGTCGTCCGCGGGGTCGATCTGGACATCGCGCCGGGCGAGACGGTCGGGCTGCTCGGCCCCAACGGCTCCGGCAAGTCCTCGTTGTTGCGCTGCCTGGCCGGGCTGCGCGCGCCCGACGCGGGCACGGTGCGCTACGACGGCCGGTCGATACGGAACTGGAGCGCGCGCCGCATCGCCCGCCGGATCGCCTTCGTGGAACAGGACTCCGGATCCGACTCCGACCTGCGCGTCGCCGACGTCGTGGGGCTGGGACGGACCCCCTTCCGCGACGGCCTGCGCGGACCGGACGCCACCGACCGGGCCGTCGTCGCCGCCGCGCTGGACCGCGTCGGCCTCACCGCGCTCGCCGGGCGCTCCTGGAAGAGCCTGTCGGGCGGCGAGCGGCAGCGCGCGCACATCGCCCGCGCGCTCGCCCAGCAACCGTACGGTCTGCTCCTCGACGAGCCCACCAACCACCTGGACGTCAAACACCAGTTGGAGCTGATGGAACTGCTCGCTGGCACCGCGCAGACGGTCCTGGTCGCCCTGCACGACCTCACCCTGGCCGCCCGCCACTGCGATCGGCTGCTGCTCATGCACCGGGGCCGCCTGATCGCCTCCGGCACCCCCGCCGCCGTCCTCACCGCCGAACGCCTCGCACGGATCTTCGAGGTCGACGCCGAACTGGCCACCGACTCCCTGGGGCGGCCCTCGGTGTCCTACCGCGGCCCCCTGCGCACCACCCCACCCCCACCCCCACCCGCACCCCTTCCCGTACTCCGACAAGGAACGTCATGA